A single window of Plectropomus leopardus isolate mb chromosome 12, YSFRI_Pleo_2.0, whole genome shotgun sequence DNA harbors:
- the ubxn7 gene encoding UBX domain-containing protein 7 gives MRHIYVVVCGGKMAALGDTSAPGVNGLIQQFTAITGATESVGKHMLEACNNNLEMAVTMFLDGGGIAEEPSTSSSSAASSSRAPPSDEVRAPIPQKQDILVEPEPLFGVPKRRRPARSIFDGFRDFQTETIRQEQELRNGGTVDKKLSTLADLFRPPIELMHKGSFETAKDCGQLENKWLMINIQNVQDFACQCLNRDVWSNDAVKTIIREHFIFWQVYHDSEEGQRYIQFYKLNKFPYISILDPRTGQKMVEWNQLDVTSFLEQTTGFLAEHGQLDGPSCHAPPAKRARSESLIDASEDSQLEAAIRASLQETHYESSNAPEAPDSPRSDDESDAEPFSDSEGPISVDGSDSETPAPHEEKSSTSKHTQLPPATAAQQRLHPDSSTASYRKSPYKENNHSHKKEESKKNHLEPSAARHPQPDADSGGNHCPPAAESAGPSKTSSTKTCHLDCPDDNGPKARLMLRYPDGQREQISLSSQAKLLALVRHVQSKGYPNERFELVTNFPRRKLAHLDYDITLQEAGLCPQETVFVQERN, from the exons GAGCCACAGAGAGTGTAGGAAAACATATGTTGGAAGCATGCAACAACAACCTGGAGATGGCAGTGACCATGTTTCTGGACGGAGGCGGGATTGCAGAGGAGCCCAGCACCAGCTCCAGTTCAGCAGCTTCAAGCAGCAGAGCTCCCCCTTCAGA TGAAGTACGAGCACCCATTCCCCAGAAACAGGACATATTGGTGGAACCTGAACCGTTGTTTGGAG TGCCAAAGCGAAGAAGACCTGCTCGATCAATATTTGATGGTTTCCGAGACTTCCAAACAGAAACAA tTCGTCAGGAACAGGAGCTGCGTAACGGTGGAACAGTGGATAAGAAACTGAGCACCCTGGCAGACCTTTTCCGTCCCCCCATTGAGCTCATGCACAAAGGCAGCTTTGAGACG GCAAAAGACTGCGGACAACTAGAGAACAAGTGGCTGATGATCAACATTCAAAATGTTCAGGACTTTGCCTGCCAGTGCCTGAACAGGGATGTTTGGAGTAACGATGCAGTGAAGACCATCATCAG AGAGCACTTCATATTCTGGCAG GTGTATCATGACAGTGAAGAGGGACAAAGATACATCCAGTTCTATAAGCTGAACAAGTTTCCCTATATTTCCATCCTTGATCCCCGCACAG gtcaaaaaatggtGGAGTGGAATCAGCTGGACGTGACATCGTTTCTGGAGCAGACGACTGGATTCCTGGCAGAGCATGGGCAGCTCGATGGGCCATCCTGTCACGCACCCCCTGCCAAACGAGCTCGCTCT gAGAGTCTTATTGATGCCAGTGAAGACAGTCAGCTGGAGGCAGCGATCCGAGCCTCCCTACAGGAGACCCACTACGAGTCCTCAAATGCTCCAGAAGCCCCCGATTCTCCTCGATCAGATGACGAATCAGACGCAGAGCCTTTCTCTGACAGCGAAGGTCCCATCTCTGTCGATGGCTCAGACAGCGAAACGCCAGCACCCCACGAAGAGAAAAGTTCTACCAGCAAACACACCCAGCTCCCTCCGGCCACTGCGGCCCAGCAACGTCTGCATCCTGATAGCTCTACTGCTTCTTATAGAAAGTCTccatacaaagaaaacaaccacaGTCACAAGAAAGAGGAGAGCAAAAAGAATCATTTGGAGCCCTCGGCTGCTCGTCATCCTCAGCCTGACGCTGATTCTGGAGGTAACCACTGTCCTCCAGCGGCCGAAAGTGCTGGACCCTCTAAGACTAGCTCCACCAAAACCTGTCACCTGGACTGTCCTGATGACAACG gTCCTAAAGCCAGGTTGATGCTCCGTTAcccagatggacagagagagcaaATTTCCTTGTCTTCTCAAGCAAAACTTTTG GCCCTGGTAAGACACGTCCAGTCGAAAGGTTACCCGAACGAACGCTTCGAACTTGTCACCAACTTTCCCAGAAGGAAGCTGGCCCACTTGGACTATGACATCACGCTGCAGGAGGCAGGCCTTTGTCCACAGGAGACTGTATTTGTGCAGGAGAGGAACTAG